One genomic region from Listeria monocytogenes encodes:
- a CDS encoding alkaline phosphatase family protein has product MEKHLFVISLDALGALDLKDTTDLPVLRELIKTGTHIQEVETIYPSLTYPAHTSIITGHYPATHGIINNTKVQPEKDSPDWYWYKKAIQVPTLYDLAKEKGMTTAAFLWPVAAKSGIDYNIAEIFPNRFWLTQMMVSLHASSPLFLIDMDRKFGHLRKGINQPDLDIFLTASVVDTIKAKKPRLLLTHLVDMDSMRHAHGVDSPEAKAALKRHDERLAAIIQAAKEAGIYENTVFAILGDHYQINVTHAIRLNVLFAEQGWITVVDNKITEWNVYAKSCDGSSYIYTKNDLHNQEIQHLLQSMAEIEEIFPKEEIVLRGADPDATFMVEGKTGYYFMDDLYGPVYEKVTDEMLGKPGYYKAVHGYSPKKPAYKTTIIFNGPGIKKGDKISNAHLVDEAPTFAHILDLQFPNTAGSVIEAIFE; this is encoded by the coding sequence ATGGAAAAACATCTTTTTGTGATTTCATTAGACGCACTTGGAGCACTTGATTTAAAAGATACGACAGATTTGCCCGTTTTACGGGAATTAATTAAGACAGGAACTCACATCCAAGAAGTTGAAACCATTTATCCATCACTGACATATCCAGCGCATACAAGTATTATCACAGGACATTATCCCGCAACTCATGGGATTATTAATAACACGAAAGTTCAACCTGAAAAAGATTCTCCTGATTGGTATTGGTATAAAAAAGCCATTCAAGTACCAACACTTTATGATTTAGCAAAAGAGAAAGGGATGACGACCGCTGCATTTTTATGGCCGGTTGCAGCAAAAAGTGGAATTGATTATAATATTGCCGAAATTTTTCCGAATCGCTTTTGGTTAACGCAAATGATGGTGTCATTACATGCTAGCTCACCATTGTTTTTAATAGATATGGACCGGAAATTTGGTCATCTGCGGAAGGGAATCAACCAACCAGACTTAGATATATTTTTGACAGCTAGCGTAGTTGATACAATTAAAGCGAAAAAACCAAGATTACTTTTAACACATTTGGTTGATATGGATAGTATGCGACATGCGCACGGAGTAGATTCCCCTGAAGCAAAAGCGGCCTTAAAACGACACGATGAGCGTTTAGCTGCGATTATCCAAGCTGCAAAAGAAGCTGGAATTTATGAAAATACTGTCTTTGCTATTCTAGGCGATCATTATCAAATTAATGTAACACACGCCATACGCCTAAATGTCCTTTTTGCCGAACAAGGCTGGATAACCGTAGTGGACAATAAGATTACGGAATGGAACGTCTACGCTAAAAGTTGTGACGGCTCCAGTTATATTTACACAAAAAATGATTTACATAACCAAGAAATCCAGCATTTACTTCAAAGCATGGCTGAAATAGAAGAAATTTTCCCAAAAGAAGAAATAGTACTTCGTGGTGCTGATCCTGATGCTACTTTTATGGTTGAAGGGAAGACTGGTTACTATTTTATGGATGATTTATATGGTCCGGTTTACGAGAAAGTCACTGATGAAATGCTTGGAAAACCAGGTTACTATAAAGCGGTTCACGGTTATTCTCCTAAAAAGCCAGCTTACAAAACCACGATTATTTTTAATGGACCTGGCATTAAAAAAGGAGACAAAATCAGCAATGCTCATTTAGTTGACGAAGCGCCTACATTTGCACACATTTTGGACTTACAATTTCCAAATACTGCTGGCTCTGTCATAGAAGCGATATTTGAATAG
- a CDS encoding AI-2E family transporter — protein MKELSSFLQNRSVRRVGVFILIAFVLYLLRSQMNIILLTFIFSYLITRLENFILRRISIYRQIIVLLLYVLIAAVIIFVFVKYIPVLADQINQLVKFGNTFLTTDSNNDFINYIVSLANQFDIMKYTEQGVSMILTYLTNVGTVLMNVFIALMLSLFFSLGKEHLVSFTNQFSTSKIGFIYEEVKFFGSKFVATFGKVIEAQFIIALVNAILTTIALWILGFPQLMTLSIMVFLLGLIPVAGVIISLVPLTIIGYSIGGVEYIFYILVVVIIIHALESYVLNPKLMSAKTNLPVFYTFIILIFGEHFFGIWGLIVGIPVVMFFLDVLGVTNQEEIEQPKDTISHT, from the coding sequence TTGAAAGAGCTTAGTTCATTTTTACAAAATCGTAGTGTGCGGCGAGTTGGCGTATTTATATTAATTGCCTTCGTTTTATACTTATTAAGAAGCCAAATGAATATTATTTTACTAACATTCATTTTTTCTTACCTTATTACACGTTTAGAGAATTTTATTTTACGGAGAATCTCCATTTATCGGCAAATTATTGTATTGTTACTTTATGTTTTAATCGCCGCAGTTATCATCTTTGTATTTGTTAAGTACATTCCTGTCTTAGCGGATCAAATAAATCAACTGGTGAAATTCGGAAATACTTTCTTAACGACAGATAGCAACAATGATTTCATTAATTACATTGTTAGTTTAGCGAATCAATTTGATATTATGAAATACACAGAACAGGGTGTTTCAATGATATTAACTTATTTAACTAATGTGGGAACTGTATTGATGAACGTCTTTATCGCACTAATGTTAAGTCTATTTTTCTCGCTCGGAAAAGAACATTTAGTTTCATTCACGAATCAATTTTCTACTAGTAAAATTGGTTTTATCTATGAGGAAGTAAAATTCTTTGGCTCCAAATTTGTTGCTACTTTTGGTAAAGTTATTGAAGCACAATTTATCATTGCGCTTGTGAATGCAATTTTAACCACGATAGCACTTTGGATTTTAGGTTTTCCGCAATTGATGACTTTATCCATAATGGTGTTTTTGCTTGGTTTGATTCCGGTAGCAGGGGTGATTATTTCTCTCGTCCCGTTAACTATCATTGGTTATTCTATCGGCGGCGTGGAATACATTTTCTACATTTTAGTCGTTGTTATTATTATCCATGCACTAGAATCTTATGTCCTTAATCCAAAACTTATGTCAGCGAAAACAAATTTACCAGTTTTTTATACTTTCATTATTCTTATTTTCGGAGAGCATTTCTTCGGAATTTGGGGATTAATCGTTGGTATTCCAGTTGTGATGTTCTTCTTAGATGTGCTCGGTGTGACGAATCAAGAAGAAATCGAACAGCCAAAAGACACAATCAGTCATACGTAA
- the murB gene encoding UDP-N-acetylmuramate dehydrogenase, translated as MNNLQTKFPHIAIKLNEPLSKYTYTKTGGAADVFVMPKTIEEAQEVVAYCHQNKIPLTILGNGSNLIIKDGGIRGVILHLDLLQTIERNNTQIVAMSGAKLIDTAKFALNESLSGLEFACGIPGSIGGALHMNAGAYGGEISDVLEAATVLTQTGELKKLKRSELKAAYRFSTIAEKNYIVLDATFSLALEEKNLIQAKMDELTAAREAKQPLEYPSCGSVFKRPPGHFAGKLIQDSGLQGHIIGGAQVSLKHAGFIVNIGGATATDYMNLIAYVQQTVREKFDVELETEVKIIGEDK; from the coding sequence ATGAATAACTTACAAACAAAGTTTCCGCATATAGCGATTAAATTAAATGAACCGTTATCTAAGTATACCTATACAAAAACAGGCGGTGCAGCTGACGTATTCGTTATGCCAAAAACAATAGAAGAGGCGCAAGAAGTGGTGGCATACTGTCACCAAAATAAAATTCCACTTACTATTCTTGGTAATGGTTCCAATCTAATCATTAAAGACGGGGGAATTCGCGGTGTTATCTTACATCTCGATTTACTACAAACCATTGAAAGAAATAACACCCAAATTGTCGCAATGAGTGGCGCCAAACTCATTGACACTGCAAAATTTGCACTGAATGAAAGCTTAAGCGGACTTGAATTCGCTTGTGGTATTCCTGGATCTATTGGGGGAGCGCTACATATGAATGCAGGAGCATACGGCGGCGAAATTAGTGATGTTTTAGAAGCTGCAACCGTACTGACACAAACAGGCGAATTAAAAAAACTAAAACGTTCTGAACTAAAAGCAGCATATCGCTTTAGTACTATTGCAGAGAAAAATTACATCGTATTAGATGCCACTTTTTCTTTAGCATTAGAAGAAAAAAACCTAATTCAAGCAAAAATGGATGAACTTACTGCGGCACGTGAAGCTAAACAACCATTAGAGTATCCATCTTGTGGTAGTGTATTCAAACGTCCACCTGGTCACTTTGCTGGTAAATTAATTCAAGATAGTGGCTTGCAAGGGCATATTATTGGCGGTGCGCAAGTTTCTTTAAAACATGCTGGATTTATCGTTAATATCGGTGGGGCAACTGCGACTGATTACATGAATTTAATTGCTTACGTCCAACAAACCGTACGCGAGAAATTTGATGTAGAGTTAGAAACAGAAGTTAAAATCATAGGCGAAGATAAATAG
- a CDS encoding ABC transporter ATP-binding protein — protein sequence MIRFDNVSKKYSDDKTAAVNNVTLDIKDGEFFVFIGPSGCGKTTTLKMINRLIPLTTGTIYINEKRISDYDIHELRWDIGYVLQQIALFPHMTIEENIAIVPELKKWSKEKIHDRITELLDSVGLDPESYRHRKPAELSGGEQQRVGVVRALAADPGIILMDEPFSALDPISRQRLQQDISALQKKIKKTIVFVTHDMQEALALGDRICVMQGGEIVQVATPQEIMKNPENDFVKDFLASGHAFNTPILEANFTVNDLIEADLFYSYQTSDGTLGISSTEPVENLVRRIAEEQSIPVTDEAGNYIGTVSNKHVMQFLARHLESSGELV from the coding sequence ATGATTCGTTTTGATAATGTATCCAAAAAATACAGCGATGATAAAACAGCAGCAGTAAATAATGTAACTTTGGACATAAAAGACGGCGAGTTCTTTGTTTTCATCGGACCGAGTGGTTGCGGGAAAACAACAACGCTAAAAATGATTAATCGCTTGATTCCACTGACAACTGGAACCATTTATATTAATGAAAAGCGAATTAGTGATTATGATATTCATGAACTTCGCTGGGATATCGGCTATGTTTTACAACAAATTGCGCTCTTTCCTCACATGACTATTGAAGAAAATATCGCTATCGTTCCAGAATTGAAAAAATGGAGCAAGGAGAAAATTCATGACCGGATTACGGAATTATTAGATAGTGTTGGCTTGGACCCTGAAAGTTATCGTCATCGCAAACCAGCTGAATTATCTGGTGGTGAACAGCAACGGGTTGGTGTTGTTCGTGCGCTTGCAGCAGATCCAGGAATTATTTTGATGGATGAACCCTTCAGTGCGCTTGACCCCATTTCTCGCCAACGCTTACAGCAAGATATTTCCGCACTTCAAAAGAAAATCAAGAAAACGATTGTATTCGTTACCCACGATATGCAAGAAGCTTTGGCGCTAGGTGACAGAATTTGCGTAATGCAAGGCGGCGAAATTGTCCAAGTAGCAACACCACAAGAAATTATGAAAAATCCAGAAAATGACTTCGTTAAAGACTTTTTAGCATCCGGACATGCTTTCAATACGCCAATTTTAGAAGCAAACTTTACGGTGAATGACTTAATAGAAGCTGATCTGTTTTATTCGTACCAAACTAGTGATGGTACACTTGGAATTTCATCAACGGAGCCTGTCGAAAATCTTGTTCGGCGAATCGCGGAAGAACAATCAATTCCTGTTACGGACGAAGCAGGTAATTATATCGGTACAGTGTCAAATAAACATGTGATGCAATTCTTAGCGCGTCATCTGGAAAGTTCAGGTGAGCTTGTATGA
- a CDS encoding ABC transporter permease/substrate-binding protein has product MNTLIDTFTVRKDELFTALVQHIQISFVSLFIAVLIALPLGIYLTRHKRLAEPIIQVAAIFQTIPSLALLGLLIPLVGIGIVPAIIALVIYALLPILRNTYTGIKEVDPALVEASRAMGMNKWKRLYKVQLPLAMPVIMAGIRTAMVLIIGTATLAALIGAGGLGDLILLGIDRNDNSLILLGAIPAALLAILFDFLLRFLEKASFKSTIITISAGILLTAAIIVVPYFASDKKEITIAGKLGAEPEILINMYKLVIEDETDLKVNVKPNMGKTSFVFNALKSGDIDIYPEFTGTVLETFLKENAKTHDPEEVYTQARDGLAKDFDMTYLKPMKYNNTYALAVSPEFAKENNLEKISDLGPVSDQVKAGFTLEFKDRSDGYKGIQDKYGLTFSNLKTMEPKLRYNAIKSGDINLLDAYSTDSELAQYKLKVLEDDQQLFPPYQGAPLMLTKTLDKYPELKKPLNKLAGKITDDEMRKMNYEVNVNGKSAYTVAKDYLKDQGIIK; this is encoded by the coding sequence ATGAATACTCTTATAGATACATTTACTGTCCGTAAAGATGAACTATTCACAGCTTTAGTGCAACATATTCAAATTTCCTTTGTCTCTCTTTTTATAGCGGTGTTAATTGCTTTACCTCTTGGGATTTATTTAACTAGGCATAAGCGACTCGCTGAACCAATTATTCAAGTAGCCGCTATTTTTCAAACAATTCCTTCTCTGGCACTACTTGGTTTGTTAATTCCACTCGTTGGTATTGGGATAGTTCCAGCGATTATTGCGCTTGTTATTTATGCCCTCTTACCTATTTTGAGGAATACATATACTGGGATAAAAGAAGTCGATCCTGCCCTTGTTGAAGCCTCACGCGCAATGGGAATGAACAAATGGAAAAGATTATACAAAGTACAACTTCCTCTTGCTATGCCAGTAATTATGGCTGGTATTCGTACAGCGATGGTATTAATCATCGGTACAGCGACACTTGCTGCCTTAATTGGTGCAGGTGGACTTGGGGACTTGATTTTACTCGGGATTGATCGCAACGATAATAGTTTAATTCTTTTAGGTGCAATTCCAGCAGCCTTACTAGCTATTTTGTTTGATTTCCTACTACGTTTCCTTGAAAAAGCATCTTTCAAAAGCACGATTATTACAATTTCAGCAGGTATCTTATTAACTGCCGCAATTATCGTCGTTCCTTATTTTGCGTCTGATAAAAAGGAAATTACTATTGCTGGTAAATTAGGAGCAGAACCAGAAATTTTAATTAATATGTACAAATTAGTTATTGAGGATGAAACGGATTTAAAAGTTAACGTGAAACCAAATATGGGGAAAACAAGCTTCGTATTCAACGCCCTAAAATCAGGCGATATTGATATTTATCCTGAATTTACGGGCACAGTGCTAGAAACCTTCTTAAAAGAAAATGCTAAAACACATGATCCAGAAGAAGTGTATACGCAAGCCCGTGATGGTTTGGCTAAAGATTTTGATATGACTTACTTAAAACCAATGAAATACAATAACACATATGCACTTGCGGTTTCGCCTGAATTCGCTAAAGAAAACAATTTAGAAAAAATATCTGATCTTGGTCCAGTATCTGACCAAGTAAAAGCTGGATTCACACTGGAGTTTAAAGACCGATCAGATGGTTATAAAGGCATTCAAGATAAATACGGACTCACGTTCTCCAATTTGAAAACAATGGAGCCAAAACTGCGATACAATGCAATTAAGTCTGGAGATATCAATTTACTAGATGCCTATTCAACAGATAGCGAACTCGCGCAATATAAACTAAAAGTACTGGAAGATGATCAGCAGCTCTTCCCTCCTTATCAAGGTGCACCTTTAATGCTGACAAAAACATTAGATAAATATCCAGAACTGAAAAAACCATTAAATAAACTAGCTGGGAAGATTACAGATGATGAAATGCGCAAAATGAATTACGAAGTGAATGTAAATGGCAAATCAGCTTATACAGTTGCCAAAGACTATTTGAAAGATCAAGGTATTATTAAATAA
- a CDS encoding Nramp family divalent metal transporter — MKKDKTERTKQSWRKAQNAPSLSEVNNSVAIPKNAKFFRKLFAFMGPGALIAVGYVDPGNWATSIAGGSEFGYTLLSVILISNILAVLLQSLASKLGIVTGRDLAQASSDHFSKPFGFVLWILAELAIIATDIAEVIGSAIALNLLFGIPLIWGVCITALDIFLVLFLQHKGFRYIEVIVITLMVTILVCFGAEMVMSHPDMQAIAKGFIPQSEIVTNPAMLYIALGILGATVMPHNLYLHSSIVQTRQYARTKEGKKEAIRFSFIDSTFSLTIALLINASILILAAAAFYTTGQHNVAGIEDAYKLLNPTLGSSIASTVFAVALLASGQNSTLTGTLAGQIVMEGFLNIRLKPVVRRLLTRVLAIVPAVIITALYGANGINELLIFSQVILSMQLSFAVIPLVMFTSDKQKMGEFVNPTWLKIISWAVAIFIAVLNIYLLFYTLTSL; from the coding sequence ATGAAAAAAGATAAAACAGAACGTACAAAACAAAGCTGGAGAAAAGCACAGAATGCTCCCAGCTTAAGTGAAGTAAATAATTCCGTAGCTATTCCTAAAAACGCGAAATTTTTCCGTAAATTATTTGCCTTTATGGGGCCAGGTGCACTTATTGCGGTCGGCTATGTCGATCCAGGGAACTGGGCAACTTCTATTGCCGGTGGGTCAGAGTTTGGCTACACGTTATTATCAGTTATTTTAATTTCTAATATTTTAGCCGTTTTACTACAATCACTTGCATCCAAATTAGGCATTGTCACCGGTCGCGATTTAGCCCAAGCCTCTAGTGATCACTTTTCTAAACCATTTGGATTCGTCCTTTGGATTTTAGCTGAATTAGCGATTATTGCAACGGATATCGCAGAAGTCATCGGTAGTGCGATTGCGCTTAATTTACTATTTGGTATTCCGTTAATCTGGGGCGTTTGTATTACAGCATTAGATATTTTTCTCGTATTATTTTTACAACATAAAGGTTTCCGCTACATAGAAGTTATTGTTATTACTTTAATGGTTACGATTCTTGTATGTTTTGGGGCGGAAATGGTAATGTCACATCCAGATATGCAAGCAATTGCAAAGGGATTTATTCCACAATCAGAAATTGTTACTAATCCAGCTATGCTTTATATCGCACTTGGTATCCTTGGGGCAACAGTTATGCCACATAATTTGTATTTGCATTCATCTATCGTGCAAACCAGACAATATGCCCGAACAAAAGAAGGGAAGAAAGAGGCAATTCGTTTTTCATTTATCGATTCCACTTTTTCCTTAACGATTGCTTTATTAATTAATGCATCGATTTTAATTTTAGCTGCTGCTGCCTTTTATACGACCGGTCAACATAACGTCGCTGGTATTGAGGATGCTTACAAATTACTTAATCCAACGCTTGGAAGCAGTATCGCCAGCACCGTTTTTGCAGTAGCATTACTTGCATCAGGGCAGAACTCTACTTTAACAGGAACATTGGCTGGCCAAATCGTTATGGAAGGTTTCTTAAACATCCGTTTAAAACCAGTGGTACGTCGTTTGTTAACGCGTGTACTAGCAATCGTTCCAGCTGTAATAATCACAGCACTCTACGGAGCAAACGGTATCAATGAACTACTAATTTTTAGTCAAGTTATTCTGTCTATGCAATTATCATTCGCGGTTATCCCATTAGTAATGTTTACAAGTGACAAACAAAAGATGGGCGAATTCGTCAACCCAACATGGTTAAAAATCATTTCTTGGGCTGTTGCCATTTTCATTGCAGTCTTAAACATCTACTTGTTATTTTATACTTTGACCTCATTATAA
- a CDS encoding ABC transporter permease, with amino-acid sequence MDTLKQLIDYYQTNGSYVMEEFWRHFLMSAYGVIFAAIIAIPLGVYIARKKRLAGWVIQIANIIQTIPALAMLAVLMLIMGLGTNTVVLSLFLYSLLPILKNTYTGIRNVDGALLESGKAMGMTKWQVLRLIEMPLALSVIMAGIRNALVIAIGVAAIGTFVGAGGLGDIIVRGTNATNGTAIILAGAIPTAVMAILADVLLGWVERTLNPVKNKRKPLTEAL; translated from the coding sequence ATGGACACATTAAAACAATTAATTGATTATTACCAAACAAATGGAAGTTATGTCATGGAAGAGTTCTGGCGGCATTTCTTAATGAGTGCTTACGGAGTTATCTTCGCAGCAATCATAGCGATACCGCTTGGAGTATATATTGCAAGAAAAAAACGCTTAGCTGGTTGGGTTATCCAAATCGCTAATATCATCCAAACAATTCCGGCACTAGCAATGTTAGCCGTACTTATGCTTATCATGGGCTTAGGGACGAATACAGTCGTCTTGTCCTTGTTCCTATATTCTTTATTACCAATTCTAAAAAACACCTACACGGGCATTAGAAACGTTGATGGAGCGCTTTTAGAATCTGGTAAGGCAATGGGGATGACAAAATGGCAAGTACTACGCCTCATCGAAATGCCACTCGCATTATCTGTTATTATGGCGGGTATTCGAAATGCACTTGTTATCGCTATTGGTGTAGCAGCAATTGGGACATTCGTTGGAGCAGGAGGCCTCGGTGATATTATTGTACGCGGAACAAATGCAACAAATGGTACTGCTATTATTTTAGCTGGTGCTATTCCAACCGCAGTAATGGCCATATTAGCCGATGTACTTCTTGGTTGGGTCGAACGCACACTAAACCCAGTTAAAAACAAAAGAAAACCACTAACCGAAGCCTTATAA
- a CDS encoding osmoprotectant ABC transporter substrate-binding protein produces the protein MKKKFIALFSVLLLTSSLFLSSCSLPGLGGSSKDTIRIGAMATTESQIVSNILKELIEHDTGLKVEIVNNLGSTIVQHQAMLNGDVDITATRYTGTDLVGPLGEEAIKDPEKALAAVKKGFEERFHQTWFDSYGFANTYVFMVRQDTAKKYNLNTVSDMRKVENELTAGVDNSWMEREGDGYKAFSKAYDIEFKKIFPMQIGLIYTALKNNQMDVALGYSTDGRIPTYNLKLLKDDKKFFPPYDASALATDEILKKHPELKTTINKLKGKISTEEMQKLNYEADGKLKEPSIVAQEFLQKNNYFEGKN, from the coding sequence ATGAAGAAAAAATTTATCGCGTTATTCAGCGTTTTACTACTAACGAGTTCCCTTTTCTTATCTAGCTGCTCTTTACCAGGACTTGGAGGCAGTTCCAAAGATACTATTCGGATCGGTGCAATGGCAACAACTGAATCTCAAATCGTTTCTAATATTTTAAAAGAATTAATTGAGCACGATACTGGCTTAAAAGTAGAAATCGTCAACAACCTCGGATCAACTATCGTTCAACACCAAGCGATGTTAAATGGGGATGTAGATATTACTGCTACTAGATACACCGGTACAGATTTAGTTGGTCCGCTAGGCGAAGAAGCTATAAAAGATCCAGAAAAAGCCTTAGCAGCTGTTAAGAAAGGTTTTGAAGAGCGTTTCCACCAAACCTGGTTTGATTCTTACGGTTTTGCGAATACGTACGTGTTTATGGTTCGCCAAGACACTGCGAAAAAATACAATTTAAACACCGTAAGTGATATGCGAAAAGTAGAAAATGAGCTCACTGCTGGTGTGGATAATTCTTGGATGGAACGCGAAGGAGATGGCTATAAAGCATTTTCGAAAGCCTATGATATCGAATTCAAGAAAATCTTCCCCATGCAAATCGGCTTAATCTACACAGCACTTAAAAACAATCAAATGGATGTGGCGCTTGGTTATTCAACAGACGGCCGTATCCCAACTTACAATTTAAAACTATTAAAAGATGATAAGAAATTCTTCCCACCATACGATGCATCTGCATTAGCAACAGACGAAATTTTAAAGAAACATCCGGAATTAAAAACGACTATCAATAAATTAAAAGGTAAAATTTCGACAGAAGAGATGCAAAAACTTAATTATGAAGCAGATGGCAAGTTGAAAGAACCATCCATCGTAGCACAAGAATTCTTGCAAAAAAATAATTACTTTGAAGGTAAAAACTAA
- a CDS encoding ABC transporter permease — MDAIVTFFQENGHNLLVQTWQHLFISLSAVILGIAVAVPTGILLTRSPKVANFVIGVVSVLQTVPSLAILAFIIPFLGVGTLPAIIALFIYALLPILRNTFIGVRGVDKNLIESGRGMGMTNWQLIVNVEIPNSISVIMAGIRLSAVYVIAWATLASYIGAGGLGDFIFNGLNLYRPDLILGGAIPVTILALVVEFALGKLEYRLTPKAIREAREGGE, encoded by the coding sequence ATGGACGCAATTGTTACATTTTTTCAAGAAAACGGCCATAACTTGCTTGTTCAAACATGGCAACATTTATTTATCTCCCTATCTGCTGTTATTTTAGGTATTGCAGTTGCGGTACCAACTGGGATTTTACTCACGCGTTCACCAAAAGTAGCGAACTTTGTTATTGGTGTTGTTAGTGTTTTGCAAACCGTTCCGTCTCTTGCTATTTTGGCGTTTATTATTCCGTTTCTTGGCGTTGGAACGTTACCAGCGATTATTGCGCTATTTATTTACGCGCTTTTACCAATTTTACGAAACACGTTTATTGGTGTTCGGGGAGTCGATAAAAATCTAATTGAATCTGGTCGTGGCATGGGAATGACGAATTGGCAACTAATTGTTAATGTCGAAATTCCTAACTCCATCTCCGTTATTATGGCTGGTATTCGTTTATCTGCTGTATACGTTATCGCTTGGGCGACGCTTGCTTCTTACATTGGAGCTGGTGGACTAGGAGACTTTATTTTTAATGGTTTAAACTTATACCGTCCAGACTTAATTCTTGGTGGGGCAATTCCGGTTACCATTTTAGCCCTTGTAGTAGAATTCGCGCTTGGAAAATTAGAATATCGCTTAACACCAAAAGCCATCCGTGAAGCTCGGGAAGGGGGAGAATAA